One part of the Desulfurococcaceae archaeon genome encodes these proteins:
- a CDS encoding DUF1616 domain-containing protein — MILDDEVFAVILAVTIVSSVVGIAMVLRQEAEQWTALGLLGECKIGKYPKTAVNGSLQDLCIYVANYMGKPVYYKVIYRVGDQEALPTNTTPSPSEPLAFWIGVLGNKDNATVPVKVPITVRGPLPRKVALIFELWLYDTGTHEWIYSGRWVHVYVNVTLIPIEGTTQ; from the coding sequence TTGATCTTGGATGACGAAGTGTTCGCTGTAATACTCGCAGTGACCATCGTGTCATCCGTAGTAGGAATAGCAATGGTGCTTCGGCAGGAGGCCGAGCAGTGGACAGCGCTGGGTTTACTCGGAGAATGCAAAATAGGCAAATACCCTAAAACAGCGGTAAACGGCTCTTTACAGGATTTATGCATCTACGTGGCTAACTACATGGGTAAGCCAGTGTACTACAAGGTAATATACAGAGTAGGTGATCAGGAAGCATTGCCCACAAATACCACCCCTTCGCCAAGCGAACCCCTCGCCTTCTGGATAGGAGTACTGGGCAATAAGGACAACGCCACGGTACCCGTCAAGGTGCCAATTACTGTTCGAGGACCCCTACCCCGGAAAGTCGCGCTGATCTTCGAGCTCTGGTTGTACGATACCGGCACACATGAATGGATATACTCAGGTAGGTGGGTTCATGTTTATGTTAACGTTACGTTAATACCGATAGAGGGTACAACACAGTGA
- a CDS encoding DUF1616 domain-containing protein: MKHGEVVLEEYIKNLAQSRGMYSVLRETWTSVREGRIKLIDPDPPVTFAAYSFRLCYSLWFWASLAFILLTCVLVYTTDFVPLLLPARYVFATLYVLFLPGYSLVEALYPGEGDLSPLERVALSIGLSLAVVPLIGLVLNYTQWGIRLTPVVASTAIFTTTMLIIALYRKYSIYKLSITPTRRKSWSSGRGRVSG; this comes from the coding sequence GTGAAACACGGCGAAGTTGTACTCGAAGAGTACATCAAGAATCTGGCTCAGAGTAGAGGAATGTATAGCGTTCTCCGCGAAACGTGGACAAGTGTACGAGAAGGGCGTATTAAGCTAATAGACCCCGACCCCCCCGTAACGTTCGCGGCTTACTCTTTCAGGCTATGTTACTCGCTGTGGTTCTGGGCATCCCTAGCCTTCATTTTACTAACATGCGTGCTCGTGTATACTACTGACTTCGTGCCCCTATTACTCCCCGCCAGATACGTGTTTGCAACGTTGTATGTCCTCTTTCTCCCCGGCTACTCCTTGGTGGAAGCGCTGTACCCTGGTGAGGGTGACCTTTCACCACTAGAAAGGGTGGCCCTTTCAATAGGCTTGTCGCTAGCAGTAGTGCCGTTAATAGGCTTAGTACTCAACTACACGCAGTGGGGCATTAGGTTAACGCCGGTGGTCGCATCAACCGCTATCTTTACCACCACAATGCTGATTATCGCCCTCTACCGGAAGTACTCTATCTATAAGCTCTCAATAACGCCCACGAGGCGAAAATCGTGGTCTTCAGGGCGGGGAAGAGTATCAGGATAG
- a CDS encoding MoxR family ATPase, giving the protein MSQLTKLSFDKANELVKEVMITISKVYVGKQDIVKLAVVTLFSGGHLLIEGYPGTGKTLLAKALAKAISGEYRRIQGHPDVLPSDIIGFHMYRVSGERVFIKGPVFANVVLFDELNRTPTRSQSALLEAMQEYQVTVDGTTYPLPRPFMVIATQVPERYAVGTYRIMETLADRFSTSILSYYNPPEEELEIVTRADFIITMPVEQVATLSEVNNVIESMPGLVEVSEYVADYMVRLVNYVRTHSAVAYGPSHRVTVDLMKLSRVLALLEGREYVIPDDVKSIFVNVVSHRVKLKEEYELEGLTADSIATEALKNVPVPR; this is encoded by the coding sequence TTGTCCCAATTAACAAAACTGAGCTTTGATAAGGCTAACGAGCTCGTCAAGGAGGTTATGATTACCATCTCTAAGGTATATGTAGGTAAGCAAGATATAGTTAAACTAGCCGTAGTAACGCTCTTTAGCGGGGGCCACCTGCTAATTGAAGGTTATCCGGGCACGGGTAAGACCCTCCTAGCCAAGGCACTTGCAAAGGCTATTAGCGGCGAGTACAGGAGAATACAGGGACACCCCGACGTGCTTCCGAGCGACATCATAGGTTTTCACATGTACAGGGTTAGCGGTGAGAGAGTTTTCATTAAGGGACCCGTGTTCGCGAACGTCGTGCTATTTGATGAGCTTAACAGAACGCCGACGAGGTCCCAGAGCGCCTTGTTAGAGGCCATGCAAGAATACCAGGTGACAGTAGACGGCACCACCTATCCTCTTCCAAGACCATTTATGGTTATAGCCACGCAGGTCCCCGAGAGGTACGCTGTAGGCACGTACAGGATCATGGAGACGCTTGCTGATAGGTTTAGTACCTCGATACTGAGCTACTACAACCCGCCGGAAGAGGAGCTTGAAATAGTTACCAGGGCCGACTTTATCATTACAATGCCGGTGGAGCAGGTAGCTACTCTGAGTGAAGTGAACAATGTCATAGAGTCTATGCCGGGCCTAGTCGAGGTGAGCGAGTACGTGGCCGACTACATGGTCAGGCTAGTAAACTACGTTAGAACCCACTCCGCCGTGGCTTACGGGCCTTCACACAGAGTAACGGTGGATCTAATGAAGCTCAGCAGAGTACTGGCACTACTCGAGGGTAGAGAGTACGTCATACCCGATGATGTCAAGTCAATATTCGTCAACGTCGTATCACATAGAGTTAAGTTGAAGGAGGAGTACGAGCTTGAAGGATTAACAGCAGACTCGATTGCCACTGAGGCCCTGAAAAATGTCCCTGTACCCCGATGA
- a CDS encoding DUF58 domain-containing protein produces the protein MQAGSKDALYALLVLLESACFAMLFATYGYPGLALLLAVVPLALRKHRVLYISVLTSGFVLIALVNNVYAYIVSILMALVGSSYYILNCREGSEVKTIHAVLLIYTPLYVISPRTAVPAMASSLVYLIHLLREYLRLGKSHVYLFALNPAVHLNENADIALEVKCPGRFKYMVQVDDSAYPVKEGTDGVFDVIRVRATRLGVVRHVVKVILLDFRGLAKVVHGPYILEYAVMPKFPELVRQVERILRRYAEYVTVPLISIITLQPGLDKEAGGVGGMGQAMGVEGATHAVSDTTTKSKEYPAKATGGIEAPGKVAVGHYAETASTQPRATQGAQKHFEVKVAWRAPRKILERTIQVVKAYVGEYIGVRNYQPGDSVRLIHWKKSFRKEDVLDLAVKVYSSGEMEKRSTGGRLIVLADLTATSPEELDLLLQTLYSQLLSVIRDSGRALSELYLYLVTPRNETYFLKGKVVDILSALNALILEERYTSLYNYSSWPRINPPVKGKATGLLEQLVEYYRSYGHALVRDLNSWGLEKGSIILIHSKALGFKYYVIAAVLKEHGFAAITPGTRAIEGL, from the coding sequence TTGCAAGCTGGAAGTAAAGATGCCCTGTACGCGCTACTGGTACTGCTTGAATCGGCCTGCTTCGCCATGTTATTTGCTACCTACGGCTATCCAGGCTTGGCATTACTACTAGCTGTAGTCCCCCTAGCACTGAGGAAACATCGAGTACTTTACATTTCAGTCCTTACTTCAGGTTTCGTGCTTATCGCCCTGGTAAACAACGTTTACGCCTACATAGTGTCAATCTTAATGGCCCTAGTCGGCTCTTCCTACTATATATTAAACTGCCGCGAAGGGAGTGAAGTTAAAACAATTCACGCAGTATTGCTGATATACACGCCACTATATGTTATTTCGCCTAGGACGGCTGTCCCGGCAATGGCCTCGTCGCTAGTTTACCTAATCCACCTGCTCCGCGAGTACCTTAGGTTAGGCAAGTCACACGTATACTTGTTCGCGCTAAATCCCGCAGTACACTTGAACGAAAACGCTGACATCGCACTAGAGGTAAAATGTCCAGGACGCTTCAAGTACATGGTTCAAGTAGACGATAGCGCATACCCAGTTAAGGAAGGCACTGATGGTGTCTTCGATGTGATCAGAGTAAGGGCTACCCGCCTAGGCGTGGTAAGACACGTTGTTAAAGTAATCTTACTTGATTTCCGCGGGCTGGCCAAGGTAGTTCACGGTCCCTATATACTGGAGTACGCAGTCATGCCAAAGTTCCCCGAGCTTGTGAGGCAGGTAGAAAGGATTCTACGCCGTTATGCCGAGTACGTGACAGTGCCACTAATATCGATAATAACGCTACAACCGGGGCTCGACAAGGAGGCAGGAGGAGTTGGTGGGATGGGGCAGGCTATGGGCGTTGAAGGAGCTACTCATGCTGTATCCGATACGACTACGAAAAGTAAGGAATACCCCGCCAAGGCAACGGGGGGTATTGAGGCTCCTGGGAAGGTAGCTGTAGGGCATTACGCGGAGACCGCCTCCACGCAACCTAGAGCAACGCAGGGTGCTCAGAAACACTTCGAGGTTAAAGTTGCTTGGAGGGCTCCGAGAAAAATACTTGAGAGAACGATCCAGGTAGTAAAAGCCTACGTAGGCGAGTACATTGGCGTCAGAAATTACCAACCCGGAGATAGCGTGAGATTGATTCACTGGAAGAAGAGCTTCCGCAAAGAGGATGTACTAGACCTCGCTGTCAAGGTTTACAGTAGTGGTGAAATGGAAAAGCGATCTACCGGGGGGAGGCTCATCGTGCTAGCTGACTTAACCGCTACGAGCCCCGAAGAGCTGGATCTACTGCTACAAACGCTCTATAGCCAGCTTCTTTCAGTTATTAGGGACTCTGGCAGGGCTCTCAGCGAGCTATACTTATACCTGGTCACGCCCAGGAATGAGACGTACTTCTTGAAGGGTAAAGTAGTTGATATACTATCAGCGCTCAACGCACTTATATTGGAGGAAAGGTACACGTCTCTATATAACTACAGTAGCTGGCCTAGGATAAACCCACCGGTGAAGGGTAAGGCAACCGGCCTCCTTGAGCAGCTCGTCGAATACTACAGGTCTTACGGACACGCACTAGTAAGGGACTTGAACTCATGGGGTCTCGAGAAGGGAAGTATAATCCTTATACATTCTAAAGCCCTTGGCTTCAAGTACTATGTAATCGCAGCAGTCTTAAAGGAGCACGGATTCGCAGCAATCACCCCGGGAACACGCGCTATTGAAGGCTTGTAA